A single genomic interval of Plodia interpunctella isolate USDA-ARS_2022_Savannah chromosome 14, ilPloInte3.2, whole genome shotgun sequence harbors:
- the LOC128675415 gene encoding uncharacterized protein LOC128675415, with amino-acid sequence MGKRKYEESKKDVAKRSKGDQHDSEIGQGESETDPPAEPIHNQKTIKVGSFEVKHFRKELATKQGQTMVLTQFLQVCLNPDNEVDYLLEYLKIGGNSHEILRQINADNKKNLTLATPAFHLFHLIILKVQSTLPHMIAVTEEACRYFLNNFMSTVEIMISENSGPRHRKIVLKLLTSMVTLNSDLGIEVLNQAPLTPKHLQYITEKPNYKEKDNVRTAFVHFMTSFLVEGHLPLIKALLEKQGLLALVIPGLVHDEGEAVLIFLNILKKNVVDNPLISKSLKLKIFSHHVLHNMFKIFSWKGPPETSRDIQNEFRPEISSLLTEMILTVFTSHKLGVYFIDNSLGTTDVHKNQNLYKALLSLKRPWENESECEVILQIVDKCPDLHRAVISIIEQSFEPQHSPIWERAVGFAMKLLDILKPENFISRFAKLGVGQVSNFVRFISLPLPLLKFINRDLGKDLSVSLYCIKLLVKMLQTLRRYMQILGLQDSQAQITDLKSKLEYFFPKHMPAPATAVALINDVMEDKEDTSNPQGYRLPKLDKTESLTCLVDLLLLYNDIQPTFFETIEDSIDMKKILDFSMTLSSGNTSLLKFKIVSLWLTLDNTGVSVKNPMFKELFLIMLEVYTNVDDDTWIDAKDTLFTFFQNTAIFEADEDEIHLILYLLRNSKFKPISLIADIVEYVLLNIDQLTNVIRNNVLDFENAYKTNEGSLDKLLDELTEGHNTDDDVFLESKIPSPFVVGCVQYAQGNKTAKKNLKSFLSLYIANLFHSNYSPEFSEVLLGDLKLDARSYVNSWLSNPVELSDSIIEQGNTLNTISRSIINGEDLRLNNIFTFIDEATGEEKSDFTAKNVYYKIKDDQNIDSSELLIWAKYLIFCTVRLSDMGLLEEDRQEKITLYFQTLLIIGKKRHMMDTCRNIVLSLFKNPHVLKNYKPLDSKDNKNSLLPSKFLLEVIKEQIDIIHFLDTKYRILISYQQKNYLEIIKTLNKINKRRNMDSEHTVKILNGIGLTKEEDLLVFNKIFSCELNSCVKDDKEPSISLDILQALLDKYAKSINVELPQHVLRKAMKLYTELLTNKDITANLVNLELTFVKYLDNKPHEVSYIPEDIFKNFFYANAVWKSTSNLASILLKFNAKFCKVFKEEISRPEILSLRELTLPLGDAVINHNQFLMNNKDFLPIIYNEYKTNVNKLLEKPHKAGQVYINNWRFIKKLIVECMELNDCQKFFTKSHKYEVVDMCHLDLFQTVFMKLCLSDDGHKKEYYVNYLLSALHILTIALKENKGDDVVAPIIISVNEVTKVCKSIKKFDMNQKEDFKKVAESAIWQNFCKSVLKDSLKVKNADHNSTLGPKLLVLLSTLVKLLYPSEHDEIVVLFEMVTSHSEFLNVMLSYHSSEIKSSLIEFLYTLTRTNKSVMKLQHVPVYLSSYHATRSPCDRLILAILHFYETNGQPVNEYKPYVFGDSAANYYAVRKNRSATLWSHPTPNRVLSLFERDKIERTIRNFPVNQNLEYHYDLSINGNTTLKDSLTKISKEGILKSVKDKEGAVKCMVSNILYEEVLGTVTEDAINCSHLDVGSDIYDPAFLFPLLSHLLAPGSVASCFKLLRTGLLSVPVMALSSLCPKMRAAAYHVLHRFCLLLETETKHKNDKLFLTDFVTTLRHSISSAINSNTSDGKNPRLPSIDALYLARALMVSTSPADPLYKPVNNFFIAKQLVDLTVVPDFLSLFHDSDVESADRRFWILNVIRDGSKTMTDVNVIFKTMCLKMIMDFYSSILSDRKTKGKILGVISSLVAIPRAFEILVEGYGLISWIKFVVNSISKDDKILLIKLIELIKNMLHSLMINALSKNLSTAKNGKMAFDLKVNKDVEYELMSVLYDLQQHTTGMEVDDVVAYIDVCLLLSKRTVKLLTREQMLILVSRIASALDSESVKLLSKAVVDCDATILSSKNNVNVGLERRDCLLNALTSFVNSYLL; translated from the exons atggGTAAACGAAAATATGAAGAAAGCAAAAAAGATGTAGCAAAACGTAGTAAAGGAGATCAACACGATTCTGAGATTGGCCAAGGGGAATCTGAAACCGATCCGCCTGCTGAACCAATCCATAACCAAAAAACTATTAAAGTGGGTTCTTTTGAAGTGAAACACTTTCGGAAGGAGCTGGCTACTAAACAGGGGCAGACTATGG ttCTGACTCAATTTCTACAAGTTTGCTTGAATCCTGATAATGAAGTGGATTACCTACTAGAATACTTGAAGATTGGTGGAAATTCCCATGAGATCCTGCGGCAGATTAATGCAGACAACAAGAAAAACCTCACCCTGGCAACACCAGCATTCCATCTATTCCACCTTATCATCCTCAAAGTCCAATCCACCCTTCCTCACATGATCGCAGTCACTGAAGAGGCATGTCGGTATTTCCTTAATAATTTCATGTCCACTGTTGAAATTATGATCAGTGAAAATTCTGGTCCTCGTCATAGAAAAATAGTCCTTAAGCTACTAACTTCAATGGTGACTTTGAATTCAGATTTGGGAATAGAAGTACTTAACCAGGCACCATTGACACCCAAGCATTTACAATACATTACTGAGAAGccaaattataaagaaaaagataatgtTCGCACAGCTTTTGTTCATTTTATGACATCTTTCCTTGTTGAAGGTCATTTGCCTTTGATTAAGGctttattagaaaaacaagGTCTTCTAGCCCTTGTCATACCAGGGCTAGTCCATGATGAAGGGGAAGCAGTgctaatatttctaaatattctcaaaaaaaatgtagtagaTAACCCTCTCATTTCAAAGAGTTTGAAACTAAAAATCTTCAGTCATCATGTGCTGCACAACATGTTCAAGATATTTTCTTGGAAAGGTCCTCCAGAAACAAGTAGAGATATCCAGAACGAGTTTCGCCCAGAAATTTCTTCTTTATTGACAGAGATGATACTCACAGTATTCACATCTCACAAATTAGGTGTCTACTTCATAGACAATTCATTGGGAACCACAGATgtacataaaaatcaaaatttgtacAAAGCTCTGCTTTCACTGAAACGCCCCTGGGAGAATGAAAGTGAATGTGAAGTAATTCTACAGATTGTTGACAAGTGTCCTGACTTACACAGAGCTGTGATAAGTATTATAGAACAGAGTTTCGAACCACAACATTCACCAATTTGGGAGAGAGCTGTTGGATTTGCCATGAAGTTATTGGATATTTTAAAacctgaaaattttatttctagattTGCTAAGTTGGGTGTTGGTCAAGTTTCTAACTTCGTGAGATTCATATCTTTACCTTTACCACTtctgaaatttataaatagagaTTTAGGAAAAGATCTTTCTGTGTCActgtattgtattaaattgttGGTAAAAATGCTTCAAACTCTAAGGCGGTACATGCAGATATTGGGTCTACAAGACTCACAGGCTCAAATCACAGATTTGAAAAGTAAATTGGAATATTTCTTCCCCAAACATATGCCTGCACCGGCCACCGCTGTGGCTCTCATAAATGACGTCATGGAAGACAAAGAAGATACAAGCAATCCACAAGGATACAGACTTCCTAAATTAGATAAAACTGAATCTTTGACGTGCCttgtagatttattattactttataatgACATACAGCCAACTTTTTTCGAAACTATAGAAGACAGCATTGACATGAAAAAGATTCTCGACTTTTCTATGACTCTGTCCAGTGGCAATACTTCTCTATTGAAGTTTAAAATAGTCTCTCTATGGTTAACTCTTGACAATACTGGGGTTTCAGTGAAAAATCCAATGTTTAAAGAGCTGTTTCTTATAATGTTGGAGGTTTATACAAACGTTGATGATGATACGTGGATTGATGCAAAGGATACTTTATTCaccttttttcaaaatacagCAATCTTCGAAGCTGACGAAGATGAAATTCATCTGATCTTATATTTGCTAcgtaattctaaatttaagcCAATATCACTGATAGCAGATATTGTTGAATATGTTCTGCTTAATATAGATCAGTTGACTAatgtaataagaaataatgtactagattttgaaaatgcttACAAAACTAATGAAGGATCTTTGGATAAACTGTTAGATGAACTAACAGAAGGTCACAATACAGATGATGATGTTTTCTTAGAAAGTAAAATTCCTTCGCCTTTTGTGGTTGGATGCGTTCAATACGCTCAAGGGAATAAAACAGCAAAGAAGAATTTGAAATCATTCTTATCTCTATACATAGCTAATCTGTTTCACAGTAATTACTCTCCTGAGTTTTCAGAAGTATTACTGGGTGATCTAAAACTCGATGCTAGAAGTTATGTTAACAGTTGGCTTTCAAACCCAGTAGAACTCTCTGATTCTATAATAGAACAAGGAAATACTCTTAATACTATTTCCAGATCTATAATAAACGGTGAAGATCTAAGactaaataacatttttacatttattgatGAAGCAACAGGAGAAGAAAAAAGTGATTTTACCGCAAAGAacgtttattacaaaatcaaaGATGACCAAAATATAGACAGTTCAGAGTTGTTAATATGGGCGaagtatttgatattttgtacGGTCAGATTGTCAGATATGGGATTGTTGGAAGAGGATCGACAggaaaaaataacactatatTTTCAGACGCTACTTATCATTGGAAAGAAAAGACACATGATGGATACTTGCAGAAATATTGTACTATCATTATTCAAGAATCCTcatgttttgaaaaattacaagCCACTAGATTCGAAAGACAACAAAAATTCTCTGTTGCcttcaaaatttcttttagAAGTAATAAAAGAGCAGATTGATATAATACATTTCTTAGACACCAAATACAGGATATTGATATcttatcaacaaaaaaattatttagaaataataaaaacgttaaacaaaattaataagagAAGAAATATGGACAGTGAGCatacagtaaaaatattgaatggaATTGGATTGACAAAAGAGGAAGACTTGttagtattcaataaaatatttagctgTGAATTAAATTCTTGCGTCAAGGACGACAAAGAACCGAGCATATCATTAGATATATTACAAgctttgttagacaaatatgcaaaatcaatcaatgtgGAGTTGCCACAACACGTTTTACGGAAAGCTATGAAGCTTTACACTGAATTACTTACTAACAAAGATATTACAGCAAATCTCGTAAATTTAGAATTgacatttgttaaatatttagataataaacCACATGAAGTGTCGTATATACCagaagatatatttaaaaattttttctaCGCTAACGCTGTGTGGAAGTCTACCTCAAATTTAGCGTCCATTTTACTAAAGTTCAATGCGAAGTTTTGCAAAGTTTTTAAAGAAGAAATATCAAGACCagaaatattaagtttaaGAGAACTAACATTACCATTGGGCGATGctgtaataaatcataatcaaTTTCTAATGAATAATAAGGATTTTCTACCCATAATTTATAACGAGTATAAaactaatgtaaataaacttcTAGAGAAGCCACATAAAGCTGGAcaagtttacataaataactggagatttatcaaaaaattgaTTGTAGAATGTATGGAATTAAAtgattgtcaaaaattttttacaaaaagccATAAGTATGAGGTAGTTGATATGTGTCATTTAGATCTTTTCCAAAcagtatttatgaaattatgtcTTTCTGATGATGGCCATAAGAAGGAATATTATGTTAACTATTTGTTATCTGCGCTCCACATTTTAACAATAGCTCTGAAAGAAAACAAGGGCGATGACGTAGTTGCTCCTATTATAATTAGTGTCAACGAGGTCACGAAGGTTTGtaaatccataaaaaaatttgatatgAATCAGAAAGAAGACTTCAAGAAAGTGGCAGAAAGTGCTATTTGGCAGAACTTTTGCAAGTCAGTCCTGAAAGATTCGTTAAAAGTGAAAAACGCAGACCACAACAGCACATTAGGTCCTAAACTTCTAGTATTGCTAAGCACATTGGTGAAGTTACTCTATCCGTCAGAGCATGACGAAATCGTAGTGCTTTTTGAAATGGTAACGTCACATTCGGAATTTTTGAATGTAATGCTCAGTTATCACAGTTCAGAGATAAAATCCAGTTTGATTGAATTTCTTTATACTTTGACGAGAACGAATAAGTCTGTAATGAAACTGCAACACGTACCAGTTTATTTGAGTTCATACCACGCGACGAGGAGTCCGTGTGATCGATTAATATTAGCAATACTACATTTCTACGAAACTAATGGGCAACCTGTAAACGAATATAAGCCTTACGTATTCGGAGATTCTGCTGCAAATTATTACGCAGTTCGCAAAAACAGATCAGCAACATTATGGAGTCATCCCACTCCGAATCGAGTACTAAGTTTGTTCGAAAGAGATAAAATAGAGCGCACGATACGAAATTTCCCAGTGAATCAAAATTTGGAATACCATTACGATCTATCTATAAATGGAAATACGACATTAAAGGATTCATTGACGAAAATTTCAAAAGAgggtattttaaaatcagtgAAAGACAAAGAAGGTGCAGTAAAATGTATGgtttctaatatattatatgaagaAGTATTGGGTACAGTGACAGAGGATGCTATTAATTGTTCCCATTTGGACGTAGGGTCAGACATTTACGATCCTGCGTTTTTGTTTCCTCTACTGAGCCATCTCCTAGCCCCAGGATCCGTAGCGTCGTGCTTCAAGCTGTTGCGGACTGGTTTGCTGTCGGTACCTGTGATGGCTTTGAGCTCACTATGCCCAAAGATGAGGGCTGCAGCTTACCACGTGTTACATAGGTTCTGCTTGCTACTGGAGACTGAGAC AAAACACAAGAATGACAAGCTATTCCTCACGGATTTCGTCACGACACTCCGTCATAGCATCTCTTCGGCTATTAATTCAAACACTTCCGATGGCAAGAACCCCAGACTCCCTTCAATCGATGCTCTATATCTAGCACGTGCACTCATGGTATCGACCTCCCCCGCAGATCCCCTATACAAACcagtaaacaattttttcataGCGAAACAACTCGTAGACTTAACAGTGGTCCCAGACTTTCTGAGTCTCTTCCATGACAGCGACGTCGAATCCGCAGATCGAAGATTCTGGATCTTGAACGTCATCAGAGACGGAAGTAAAACCATGACCGATGTAAACGTAATCTTCAAAACTATGTGTCTTAAAATGATCATGGATTTTTATTCCTCAATACTAAGCGATAGAAAGACCAAAGGAAAAATCCTAGGGGTTATATCTTCATTGGTGGCTATTCCTAGAGCGTTCGAGATTCTAGTGGAAGGATATGGTTTAATTTCGTGGATCAAATTCGTTGTTAACTCAATCAGCAAAGATGAcaagatattattaataaaattgatcgaATTGATAAAAAACATGTTACATAGTTTGATGATAAATGCGTTGTCGAAAAACTTGTCGACAGCGAAGAATGGAAAAATGGCGTTCGATTTGAAAGTAAACAAAGATGTTGAATATGAATTGATGAGTGTTTTGTATGACTTGCAGCAGCACACGACCGGTATGGAAGTTGATGATGTAGTGGCTTATATTGATGTTTGTTTATTGCTTTCAAAAAGAACAGTTAAGCTGCTGACTAGAGAGCAAATGTTGATTTTGGTGAGTCGCATTGCGTCGGCGCTAGATAGTGAAAGTGTCAAATTATTATCTAAAGCGGTAGTGGACTGTGATGCGACTATTCTTTCTAGTAAGAACAATGTAAATGTTGGTTTAGAACGGAGAGATTGTTTGCTAAATGCATTGACAAGTTTTGTAAATAGTTATTTGTTGTAG